AGCGGCCGGTGACGGCGTCGCCGCCGGAACCTCCCCCGCCCCCGCGCCGGCCGCCTCCGGCGGCGGGACCGCGTCCAGCACCCGCCGGTCGAGGCTCACCTGGGCGAGCCCCGTGCCGCCCACGCGGATGTCGTCGTACGCCTCGAGCCGGTGGTCGGGGCCGAAGTACAGGACGGACATGGCCAGCGGGGTGGGCTCCTCGTGCTCCAGCCCACGCAGCCCGGCCCCGCCGCTGGAGCCCTGCACGGCCAGCCGCGTCGCGGGCTCACCGTCGGGTGCGGGCAGCATGCGGACGTCGCGCTGGTGGGTGTGCCCGGCGAGGACCAGCGGCACCGCTCCGGCGAGCGGCTCGGCCGACGCCGGATCGTGCACCAGGGCGATGTCGACCGGGCCACCGGCGGCACGAACGGTGTCGGCGAGCCGTTGACCGGCGGCCGCCGGGCTGGTCGCCCCCTCCGCCCACGGGCCGGCGTCGGTCTCCTGCTTGTCGGGGGTGAAACGGGGGTCGCCGATGCCGGCGATGCGGATCCCGGCGACGTCGGTGATCGTGTTGTCGAGGACGACGGCGTTGGGTTGACCGGCGACGGCGGCGGCGGTGCGGGCAGAGTCGTGGTTGCCGCGGATGTAGACGTACGGGACCTTGAGCTGCCGGATCGTCGACACGTACGCGGTCTCCGGCTCGCTGCCCCAGTCGGTGATGTCGCCGGTGTCGATGACGAGATCGATGTCGAACTGCTCGACCACGGTGCGGATGACGGGCCAGGCGGCGGGGTTGAGGTGCAGGTCCGACACGTGCAGCACCCGGGTGGTGTCCGGGCTGGCCTCGTAGACGGGCAGGTCGGACATCGTGCTGTACAACTTGCCCACGTTGCCGACGAGCCGTTGCAGCTGGTCGGCGTAGCGCGTGTAGTCGTCGCTGATCCGGCGGGCGTCGCCGATCAGCGTCGGCGCGTTGACCAGCAGCCCCTCGTACCGTGGCTCGGCGATCGCGCCGGGTCGTACGGTGAGCGCGGCGGCGCCCAGCGCGCCGCCGGTGATGGCCAGCGCGAGCGTCCCGGCCCAGGCCGTGCGCCGGGTCGAACGGAACGTCAACGCCGCCAGCAGCATCGTGCCGAGGACGGACGCGGCGACGGTCCGCAGACCCAGCCGGATCAGGGCGTCGCGGATGTCGTCGGGCGCGGAGGCGCCCGCGGCGGCCAGTCCCTCCGGTGCGCCGATGAGCGCCTGGGCGCGCTTCTGGTCGAGCGAGTCGAGGCTGGCGGTCAGCCGCGCGGGGCCGGAGTGGGTGTCGAGGAAGAGCGACCCCAGCGGCGGCACCGAGATCTGGCTGCCGCCGTCGGTGGAGGGGCTGAGCTGCAACCGCACGGTCAGCGGTCCCACGTCCGCGGTCACCCGCCCGGCGAGCAGGGTGCCGCCGGTGACCCCGGCGAAGGCCACCACGATCACGGCGAGGACGGTCAGTCCGCGCCGCGCCCAGTGGGCGGCGTGACGCTTCACGGCTCCCCCCACCTCTCCCCCGGAGGCCGGAACACGCATGGGTTCACGCATGTGGCGGCCAAGGCTACGTCGGGCGGGAGGCGTCCGACCAGCAGCGTCGGGTACCGGTCAGGCGTCGTGGGGCCACGGCGGCGGCCCGCGGTCCGGCCGACCGGCGGGCGGAACCGGACAGGCGGCGCAGAGCGGCCGATGCGCGGCGTCCGGCCGGGCATCGGAGGGCTGGCTCAGGTGGAGGCTGCGCGGGCCGTGGGGGCGGGGGAGGCGGGCACCCAGCCGGCGGCCACGGCCCACCGACCCGGCAACGACCTGCGGCTCAGCCCTGTCGGTTGACCGCGTCGCGGGCCGCCTCGGCCCCGGCCGGCACCACCCGGTTCGCGGTGGTCGACACCATGTCGCTCACCTCGTCGGCGAGCCAGGCCGAGGCGCCACCGGCCGCACGCAGCTGCTGGAGCCCCAGCCGGCCGAGCACCAGGGCCCCGGCGAGGTAGCCGGCGGTGAGGCCGGCCGTCGCCAGCCGGCGCGGCAGAAACGTCTCCAGCATCCGCAGCACGGTGGTCGAGGCGGCGCCCGCGCCGAGCACCAGGCAGCCGCCCGCGGTGGCCAGCAGGGCGACGCCCAGGCCGGCCGGGCGTACGGCACCGATCACGTGGTCCCGGGCGGCCCGCAGCTCATCGCGGACGATGCCGCCCACCTCCTGGGCGAACTGTCCGGTCATGTTGCCGGCCCACCCGTCGTGGCGCGGCTCTCCCGTCGCGTCGCTCATGGTCCCTCCACCTGTGCCGGTTCCCGGGCCCCGGGGGGTACCCGGGCCGCCCGGTCGCACACCGTCCGGGCCGCACTTTCCGCGACGGTTTCCCCGCGGGTTCACGAACACCACCGGCGGACGGTCGGGAGGCGTAGCGTCGGGAACGAGTCCGAGTCGCCCAGGACGGGAGCCGACCGTGCCGAGCCAGCGCCGCGACAGCCCGCTCCGACCACCCGGCGAGTCGACCAGCCTCTGGCACCAGGGGTTGAACCTCGGGGCGAAGGTCCTGCAGGAGTCGACGCCGCTGAAGGGCTTCGACGCGTACGTCGTCGGCTTCCACCCGGCCCGGGACGACCCGGCGATGCAGATGGAGGCCCACCACTACTGCCGGCAGGTCAACGACGACTTCCTGCAGTGCGTGCTGTTCGACGGCAACACCGCCGAGGCGAACCTCATCGGCGTGGAGTACATCGTCTCCGAGCGGTTGTACGGGACGCTGCCGGAGAGCGAACACCGTTACTGGCATCCGCACAACTTCGAGGTGCTCGGCGGGTCGCTGATCGCCCCCGGGCTGCCCGAGCCGGCCGAGCGGGCGCTGATGGCGATGCTGATGAACAGCTACGGCAAGACCTGGCACACCTGGCACACCGGCCGCCACGACACCGGCCCGGGCGACGCCCTGCCGCTGGGCGACCCGATGCTGATGTGGTCGTTCAACCGGGACGGGCAGTGCGACCCGGCGCTGGAACGGCACCGCAACGAGGCCCTGGCCGTCGACCGCGCCGAGAAGCGGGCCGCTCGTGCGGGCCTGGTCGAGCGCGCCCACCCGCAGAACGGGGTCGCGCTGCTCGACTCGGCCTTTCCGGGAGGCACACCGCTGCCGGGGGTCGTGGACCGCTCCGCGGCCGGCTGACGGCCGGACGGATGGGCGCCGGGCACGGTTGACCGAGGGCCGGACGGGTACCGGGACCTCATGCGACCCCCGCACTGGATCACGACCGGCGTCGCCGTCGCCGCCACGGCCGCCGCCGGCAGCGTGTCCACCGACCCGTCATCGCGTTGGTACCGGCGTCTGCGCAAGCCCCGCTGGCAGCCGCCACCCGCCGCGTTCCCCCTGGTCTGGACCCCGCTGTACGGGCTGATCGCGGTGGCCGGAACCCGGACGCTGAACCGCACCGGTGGCGCCGAACGGGCTGCCTTCACCCGCGCGTACGCGCTGAATCTGGCTCTCAACGCCGGCTGGACCGTGCTGTTCTTCCGGGCCCGCAGGCCCACGGCCGCGCTGGCCGAGATCGCCGCGCTGAACGTCTCCAACCTGGTCGTGCTGCGGCGCGCCGCCCGCACCGATCGGCTCTCCGGTCTCGCGCTGGCCCCCTACGCCGCGTGGACGATGTTCGCCACCGCGCTCAACGGGACCATCGTGGCCCTCAACCGCGACGGGTGACCGGCGGGTCGTCACGCGGGATGACGCTGAAGCGGCCGTCGGACTCCATGCGGACCTCCCGCACCTGGGCGAGGTCCTGGACGCCGTGTTGGCGCAGCTGGGTCTGCAGCTCGTCCTCGGTGATCAGCTCCCGGCGCATGTTGCGACGCAGCATCCTGCCGTCGCGGACCAGCAGCAGTGAGCCGGGGCGGATCAGGCGGGCGGCCGCAGGCCACCGGTAGGAGATGGCGTCGAGGACGTACGACCAGCCGATGATGACGGCGACGAGGACGACCCCGTCGGTGATCGAGGTGTAGTCGTCGGCCAGGCCGTTCTGCGCCGCGTCGGCGATGAGCACGATGACGAGCAGGTCGGTGGCGCTGGTCGCACCGCTCTCCCGCTTCAACAGGACGCGCAGTAGCAGGAACAGGGTGAGGTACATGACGCTGCCGCGGAGGATGATCTCCGGCAGCGGGGTATCCGGTATGAACAGCTTCCCCCATGTCACGGCTGCTTCTTCCCGTGCTACGCCTGTTCACACCTTCCGTCCGTTTGGGGGACGGGTCCGCCGGACGTCAGCCGGGATCCTGCACGATCCGGGTGTGCCGGTCGGGGGTCAGCTGGGAGACGACGCGCAGGTGCCGCTGGTCCACCCACTGTGCGGACTCGCCGTCGCCGAAACCGTCGTAGCTGTCGAGGTCCTTCCTGGTCAGGTTGACCATTCGCCGGCCGTCGACGGCACAGGCGAAGACGTCCGTGGCGAGGCCGTTGGGCTGGGGTGACTCGAACGCCACCCGGGCTCGTCGCGGTTCCGGGTCCGACAGCAGCGGGCGACCGGTCGCCGGGGACAGCCACACATCCTCGGGATAGCGGATCCCGGCACGGACGACGAGCAGGTAGCGGCTGCGCGACACGGGCCGCCCGCCCGCGCACTCGACCGCGACGACCAGGCCGAGCGTCCCTACGGTGCCGACCACCTCGACCCGCCCCTCGTGCAGCGCGGCGGTGTCCAGATACGGCAGGATTCCGCCCCGGTCGAGCAGCCCGATCCCGGCGAACCGCCGCCGCAGTGGCCGCTTGGCGACCGCCTGGAGGTACGCGAGGTCCGTGATGATGTGCAGGACGACGACGGTCGCCGCACGGCTGGTGCCCCGCACGACGAACCGGTGCGGCAGCGGCGTGGCCCGGGCGAGGTCGGCCTCGGACAGGGCCGTCCGCAGGTCGACGGCTCTCGTCCCCCCTGCCCCCACCGCCTCGGCCAGTGACCACTGCGGCGGCAGGACACACAGGTCGCGATCCGGCACCAGGACCCGCCGCTGGGGGCCCTCCCCGTACTCGACCGTCGTGACCTCCACCGTCGGACCCACCGGTATCGAGTCCAGTTCCAGGGCGGTACGCAGGTAGCGTCGCCGGGCGCGGGCGCTCACCTGCTCCAGGTCGCCCGGCGGCGCGTCCGGCCGGAACTCCAGCAGCAGGTAACCGCTGACGCAGAGCCCGGTCAGCGTCCACGCGATCCACAGGTTGCCGGCCAGGAAGGCCGGCACCTCGGAGGTCGAGTAGTTGACGACGATGCTCGTGACCGTCAGGGCGAGGGCGGCCAGCAGGGACCGACGTATGCCACGCTCGGTCCGCATGCCCGGAGGTTAGTGCACCACCCACCCCCGGCCACATCCCCCGGCCGCTCCCTTTGTCGGGGAACGGGCGCGGGCGTTCGACAGTCCGCGCGGCCCCGGCGGCCGGTCGCGGAATGAGCAGGATCAGGCAA
This genomic stretch from Micromonospora krabiensis harbors:
- a CDS encoding phage holin family protein; its protein translation is MSDATGEPRHDGWAGNMTGQFAQEVGGIVRDELRAARDHVIGAVRPAGLGVALLATAGGCLVLGAGAASTTVLRMLETFLPRRLATAGLTAGYLAGALVLGRLGLQQLRAAGGASAWLADEVSDMVSTTANRVVPAGAEAARDAVNRQG
- a CDS encoding metallophosphoesterase; this encodes MRVPASGGEVGGAVKRHAAHWARRGLTVLAVIVVAFAGVTGGTLLAGRVTADVGPLTVRLQLSPSTDGGSQISVPPLGSLFLDTHSGPARLTASLDSLDQKRAQALIGAPEGLAAAGASAPDDIRDALIRLGLRTVAASVLGTMLLAALTFRSTRRTAWAGTLALAITGGALGAAALTVRPGAIAEPRYEGLLVNAPTLIGDARRISDDYTRYADQLQRLVGNVGKLYSTMSDLPVYEASPDTTRVLHVSDLHLNPAAWPVIRTVVEQFDIDLVIDTGDITDWGSEPETAYVSTIRQLKVPYVYIRGNHDSARTAAAVAGQPNAVVLDNTITDVAGIRIAGIGDPRFTPDKQETDAGPWAEGATSPAAAGQRLADTVRAAGGPVDIALVHDPASAEPLAGAVPLVLAGHTHQRDVRMLPAPDGEPATRLAVQGSSGGAGLRGLEHEEPTPLAMSVLYFGPDHRLEAYDDIRVGGTGLAQVSLDRRVLDAVPPPEAAGAGAGEVPAATPSPAAAEPRPVEPTR
- a CDS encoding DUF421 domain-containing protein, which encodes MTWGKLFIPDTPLPEIILRGSVMYLTLFLLLRVLLKRESGATSATDLLVIVLIADAAQNGLADDYTSITDGVVLVAVIIGWSYVLDAISYRWPAAARLIRPGSLLLVRDGRMLRRNMRRELITEDELQTQLRQHGVQDLAQVREVRMESDGRFSVIPRDDPPVTRRG
- a CDS encoding TspO/MBR family protein, which encodes MRPPHWITTGVAVAATAAAGSVSTDPSSRWYRRLRKPRWQPPPAAFPLVWTPLYGLIAVAGTRTLNRTGGAERAAFTRAYALNLALNAGWTVLFFRARRPTAALAEIAALNVSNLVVLRRAARTDRLSGLALAPYAAWTMFATALNGTIVALNRDG
- a CDS encoding OBAP family protein — encoded protein: MPSQRRDSPLRPPGESTSLWHQGLNLGAKVLQESTPLKGFDAYVVGFHPARDDPAMQMEAHHYCRQVNDDFLQCVLFDGNTAEANLIGVEYIVSERLYGTLPESEHRYWHPHNFEVLGGSLIAPGLPEPAERALMAMLMNSYGKTWHTWHTGRHDTGPGDALPLGDPMLMWSFNRDGQCDPALERHRNEALAVDRAEKRAARAGLVERAHPQNGVALLDSAFPGGTPLPGVVDRSAAG